Within Ascochyta rabiei chromosome 4, complete sequence, the genomic segment ACTCCACAGCGCCGGCATCTGTGGCCACCTCTCCTGCCAGCTTGCCAAGATCTCAGGGACTTTCTCGTCGAAGCCATCGCGTGCCGCTCCGCCGCCTGTTGTCCAACCGCTCTCGCCGTGCGCCTCGCGCTCTTTTCCGGCGGCCTCGTTCAGGCTGAGGGCGAGATCGAGGATCGCTTTGCCGCCCACCAGCGCTTCTTCGTGGTTGTCGCGGATGTCGACGTTGAAGACGTGCACGGGGCGATTCAGCTTGCCACCTTTGTTGTGCAGGTCCTCCAGCACGGCGTCGAAACAGCGCTCCTCGCACGTAATCACCACGTCTACCACGCCCGACTCGGTGCCTTGGTATCCCTGGTCTTCAGCATGCTCCAGGCGCGGCTTCCCAGGAACCCAGTCTTGGAAGCGCTCGGGGAAGCTTTTGATGTTGAGGTTGCGCCCCAGCATGTTGAGCAGGCCGTTGTGCGTGTATAGCGCGGTGTTTTGCTCTGACAGCTCGTCGTGAATCGTGCGGTAGGTCGTACTGTTGAAATGGTACACATTGGGTTGGGTGATGGTCGGGCCGGGGAGGCGCACAAGAGAGCCGGTCCCAAAGGAGATGGTGGGGAGGTTGGCGGAGGCGAGTTGGAGGTGTGCCTCCATTGATCTGAATCGTCAGCGGTGGTTCTCACACACAAGTCGAAGACAGTCGCGTACCTGTTCTGATTGCTGGCGCATACGGTGCAGAACTTGAGTTTGAACTGGTCATCAGGAACCGCGATAGGGTTCGCGGGGGCCGGTGCATCATTCGCGCCGTCCATGCCCATGGGTTGAGGCTCCATGGGCGGCGGGGGAGGTGGTGGGGGCACAGGTGCAGCCTGAGGCGCGGACTGCAGCTGTTGACGCGCCCGCAGGCGTGGATCGACGGACATGGTGAGTGAAGCGGACGGCACGTGAGCAGGTGGTGAACGAGTACGAGTACGAGTACGAGTACGCGTCGGTCGTCGTGGTGGGTCTCAAAGCTCGAGTCTGCAAATTTCTTCACGCTGTCAGCATTGCTCTCGCAGGGGTTATGCAGCGAAGACAGCCTTCAAGAGCGTGTATCAGAATTTTCAGTGTGCGTAATTATTTGAGTCCTCAAAGGCTATAGCCTAGGACAGCTCCAATAATAGTATTCATCATCACAGGCAGGAAGCTATCTACGCAAGACGATACTTACAGTGCGAGGCTCGGCGCAGCTGACGATGCATTAATCGACGGCTGGCGCGGCAGTGGTGCTGATATGTGAGTAGAATGGAGGTGTTGAGGCACGAGGTGCCATGGGTGTGGAAGAAAGTCCGCAAACGAGCTCGAGTCGGTTTTATGCGCAAAGCTTGGATGCTGACTAAGCCGAATCGTATCCACCCACACATGCACATACAAGGCTGACAAGACCGTGCAGGCGCATGTCGAGATTCTGGAAATGGCTGCTGACCGCAGCTTCGTAGGGCAGCGTGTGCGTGTAACAAAAACTCTGGGTGTTGGAAAGCGCTTGAGCGTGCGCTGGGCCTCCAGAGGGTGACGTCGCTGCATCCAGCTCTCGTCTCGACTTACGCACGACTCGTCGTTGCCATGGCATTGCGTGCTGCATTTCTTTTCGACCAGAAGAAGAGATTGCGCAACCTCTTTCGAGAAGTCGACGCTCGATGAGGGCGCGGCGACTCACCATGGCCGCCGTGAAGGGACCGTAGGGTGTTTGTCATGCCCAGGTAGGGTGGTCAAGGCTGGACAAGTGACAGGCCGAGCACGCGTATTTCTGTCATAGCGAGCGAGTTGACATTGTGCACTCGGGCCTCGTGATGGGCAGTCCGTAGATGTGAGCAAGGAACGTCCCCGATGGCAGCGGATGGTTCGCACGCAAAACGCATGGCGCTCAAGCGTATTGCCCACATGCGGCTAGCATCTTCAGCGACGTGAAACAGATCTAATATCAAAGCAGCGCAGGCTTCACCATTGTGGTGGAGGCAGAGCCGCCGGTTCAGAGACACCCCTCGCCTCCACCAGCCGAGTCTCTTTTACACACCCGCCTTCTGTCGTGTGCGCTTTGGACCATCTGCTGTCGAGCCTCAAGCGCTGCTCCTCTGGCCCTCTCTGCTCTGCCTCTGTTGTGCGGCCCTCACGTCCTCACGTCCTCACTCACGACTTGTTCCTCCGTTTCAAGTCCCCGCCGTGTGCTATTTATATCTGCAGCGTGCATTTCAGTCCACCATCCAACGCCGCGGGCTCCAACATCCCATCTTGCGACCTAGTCTGCTGTCACTCCCTCTAGGCACCACCGCAATTGCACCCGCCCGTGCCAGCGCCATAGCCGTCGCCCTCTGCCACTGCGCCTGCCTGGCCTCAAAAGCGGCCTCGCACCCTGCGCCGACCTCTTGTCTTCTTGTCCTATTGTCCTCTGGCCCTCCGGCCGGCCTCTGGCTGTTCACTGGGTAAGTCTTAGCGCCAGGCCGTCACCCCCACAACCCCCAACGAGGGCGCAAAGGCGCTTCCCCAGCCGCCGGCGCACTGCAAAGGCCAAACATCCTCACTGCCGCCTGCTTTCATCCCAACCGCCGGGCGCAGTCTCTTGATCGCGCCGTCTCCAAGCCATCAGGCCCAGCGACCCATTGGTCAGTGGCACCTTGGGTCGAAACATTGGAGACCCAACACTGCACCTCGCACCGTCCACCCCGTCCGCCTTGCCAGAGCCGCCTTCCAGGAACCCGCCTGCTCTACCTCGAGCCCGGCGTGTGCGCCCTGTGCGCAGTCGAGGTCGTGGTCGACGGCGACATCGAGGTTGTGCGCCTGCTGCGGTGGGGCACTCACTCTtacacacatacacacacacacacacacacacacacaagcACGGCCCACCTGCGCCGTCGCTCATGCCACCActtccaccgccgccgccgcccacaGCAGACTGCACCTCGCCGCTTCTCAGGCCATGAACAAGTTCACCGCTGACTTCGCAGACCTCCTCATATAAGGCTCGCTACCGCGCATGACCGACACCGCTCCCACACCACCAGCGCCCGCCAACCCGCAACGGCTTGACGACATCACCGAGGGCTTCGCCGTTCGAGGGCGCCAGAGCGACGCTGATATGGCAGCCGACGTCATGTCTCACCGCGGAGACGCAGCGTCGGCAGGCTACATGGGCTCTAACCGCACCTCCCTGCCCCCGCTCGTCACCTCCCCGCCATCCCACGCAAAGCTGGAGCGCGCGAGCTCCTACGCCAGCAAGCGCGTGTCCACATTCTCCACCACGTCCAATGCACATGCAGCCGCTCCTCGGTCACGGCCACAGTCGGTCGCTTTCCCTGCCTTCCATTCGAGCCTGCCCTATGCGCTGGTACGAGACTTCGCATACGAGCCCGAGCACCCCCTCTATTACGGGCCCCTCCCGCAGGAACAGCGCTCGGGCGCCTCGACGCCAGCGAGCGAGGCCAACCGAAGGCTCTCGGACCCCCCGCCAGTTGCATGGCGCACAGACCGCGGGTCTAGGGCCTCTGGCCCGCAACACCTAGGCCTGGGCGAGCAGCTGCCCATGACCTCGTTCGGCGATGGTCCTCCGTACAGCGAAGATGAAGACCTTGCCAGTCCTGTAGTCACGAGCCACCATAGCGCAAGGCACAAGAAGCAAAAGTCGAACCAGGTCGATTTCGACCAGACTCGCGGGCGGCGCGCGCCCGAAGAACATAGACGGAGCTCGGTCACTGGAGTCCACGGCGAAGGGAGCTATTACCCCAGCCACGTCAACGATGCAGCCAATGGGATTGGTGGTGAGTACATCACCTACCCTCCCAGCTCATCCTCGAACCTCGACGTACCAGAGGGTGCGTCTCGACGAGACTCGCACTTTGCTGCGATCCTGCCACAGCGCTCGTACGCCAATGAGGAAGGGCCCCCGTACGACTCAGACGAGGACATGTCCGAGCCTGGCGACTACATTCGCGACGACAACCGCTTTTCTCGCGATTATCAATTCACAATTGCCTCGCCAGACGAGGAGATGCACGGAAAAGCAGTGGCGCTGTTCGACTTTGCACGAGAAAACGACAACGAGCTGCCCCTCGTCGAGGGCCAGATCATATTGGTGTCCTACAGGCACGGACAGGGCTGGCTGGTAGCGCAAGACCCAAAGACTGGAGAGAGTGGGCTGGTGCCTGAGGAGTATGTGCGTTTGCTGCGCGACATAGAAGGGGGTTGGAATGGTCTTATGAACGGTGCTGTGCAAGCACAAGAAGCAAACCCAGGTTTGGACAGTCTGCTCAGCCCTCTCTCGGCGGGCCCAGAGGCCAAGACTCCTACACAGGCCGACCACTCCTCGTACACGCCCGTCATCTCCACCTTCTCCACAAGCCACAAAGACCTCGAGCCCTATCCCAAGGATAGGCTCGCCACACCGACAAACCCCGAGGGAGGAAGTTTCGGTCAAGGGAAAGAAGGTGGCCCTATGGAGGGCGTCGAGAGTACGCCCGAGCCTCAGTCCAAGCACCAGAAGTCATGACCTGGAAGTTACGACGGCTAGACATCACTGCCGCAGGATGGTCTCCACGACATGTCAGCAGTGTGCACGCCGCGCTGCTGCCTCGTCAGCTCCTCCTGATATCAGGACTGGACTCGCAACTTACTTCTTCACAACATTCGCTTCGCCACCATGTCTTACACAGCCACTTTTTGCGTCTGCTTTGCATTTACTTGGCGTCAAACTTGCGTTAGCATGTTGTTCTCTCTGCACAGTACGCTGTCCCTACAGAGACTTTTTGCGAATAGACTCGTGTACCGAGCCTGCGCGTGCTCTGCATCTTTGCGAGCATGGCATACTTTTTGTAGTTGTACTgcttttcttctcttctttgcATTTCTTTTTTTTTATCATTTTTCACTTTGCTTACGACACTCTACCGGCGCTTGGATAAGCCGGagcgatgatgatgatggaTACCTCAAGTGGGATAGGAAATTGGTCTGCGATTGATGCGACTGTCATCTCTACGATGCAGCAACCGTTCGAATTGACGTTAATATATCATGTTCACACAATTCGCCTTCTTTGATCCGCCCAACGCCGACAGTATCGAGATGATGAGCAATAAAAACGCGTACGCACGTGATTGAGAATGGGGACCTTCACCGGGATGACGTATCTGATCCCGCTGCAGGCTGCAGCGTTCGCCAGTAATCAGCAGTCTCACGACATGCGACTCTACCCGCAAAGGAAACGCTTCTCATCGCTGTTTCGTAGGCCAGTATAACCGGAACGACGTCGTGCGCGCACGCTTCACCTACCTCGTCTCCCACTGAAGCAACTTTGTCGACGTTCTTGCAGCCATGACCTTGCATCAATCCCGTCTTCCAACACTCCACAATCCACCCCGTGCGCCGATGAAGCGTCAGCCCAGCCGTGGTGACATTTAAGTGGATTTAACGTGGTCGCGTTGTGATGAGTGGCGTCTAGCGGATTGGTCTTATCGACCCCTCATTCGGCGGAAATACACGCATTACGCTGCAGATCAACGACTTTATGGATAGGGCAGCGTGTTGAGAGTGGCTGGCTACCTGCTAGCGAACCAATTGACATCTTCATGCTCGTCTTTCTCTCCAGACTAACACTGAAATCGCACTAGAAGATTGGGTACCCGATGGCAGCGGAAGCGCGAAACTGGAGCCGTCGGTCCTCCCTCGGCCGGAGGTGGGCAGCTCCCAAAGATGTGAATCTTTAAATGTAGCATGACGCAGGGCCGTTGCCGGCGTTGAATAGCTGCACTCTCCGCCAAATCGCAGAGCCGTGATCGCCTTCGTATGACATGGCTCCAGGGTACAGATTGGGCGTTGATGTTGGAGGGTAAGTGGTGGTGCCTTCCTGATTTACCAAGCTTCCATTTGTACTGGATCGCAGACGATACAGCTATCATTGCTTCGTAAACCGCACTGACACGCACACAGCACCTTCACTGATGTCTGTGTCATCACCCCTAACGGCGAGGCAGTACGCGTCAAAGTCCCTACAAACACGAGCGACCAGTCTATCGGAGTGCAGGAAGGCGTAGAGCAAGTGCGCCGTATCCTGCAAGACCAGTACAGCTGGAGCGGCAAGTTCGAGTACATCCACCATGGCACGACCACAGGGACAAATGCTGTACTGGAGGGTAAGGGCGCAAAGGCTGGCTTGATCGTCACCAAAGGGCACAAGGACATCCTGACAGTACGGCGAAGTCAGATTCCAGGCGGCCTGGGCGCGTGGATCAACTATGTCCAGCCAGAGCCACTCGTACCCCTAGAACGAACAGTCGAGGCGAAAGAGCGCATTCAGATTAACGGCGAGATCTTCCACGAGCTGGATGAGGCACACTTTCGCGATAGTTTGCAGGATTTGAAGCGTCAGGAGCCTCAGGCAATCGCAGTGTCGCTGCTGAACTCTTTCAGCAACAAAGTGCACGAGGACAAGATTCGCAGAATATTGCTGGACGAGTTCGGTTCGGACGTCGAGATCGTCACATCTACTGATGTATTACCCGAGATTCAGGAGTATGAACGGACAGTCACGACAGCAGCCAACGCCATCGTCAAACCAGTCGTGAAGAAGTACATGAAGAATTTGCAGAAAAAACTGGAAAAAGATACAGACACATTACGTATCCTCAAATCAGACGGCGACCTGACGTCGGTCGACCTCGCAGGCGAGATCCCGGTACACATCCTTATGAGCGGCCCAGCTGGTGGTGTCAAGGCTGTCTCGCATCTAGTTGCGAAAGACACACCCTATAAGAACCTCATCACGTTCGACATGGGAGGCACAAGTACGGATTGTGCGCTTTTGTCTGGCAGCGAAGCCATCATTCGACGTGAGACAGAAGTCGGATCACTAACAGTTCGAGCTCCATCCGTAGACGTAAAGACCGTAGGTGCTGGTGGAGGATCGATAGCCATCTATAACGAGTTCTCCAAGAATTTCCGTGTTGGTCCTGAATCCAGTGGTGCCACTCCCGGCCCAGCAGCGTACGGGAAAGGGGGAACGCAAGCGACAGTGACCGACGCAAACCTGGTCTTGGGATATTTGCCCTCAAAGCTACTCGGTGGCAAATTCGAACTTGATGTCGCTGCATCAAATGCCGCCGTACAGTCAATGGCAAAAAAAATGGATTTGGATGTGCTATCCACCGCTGAAGGTATCATTGATTTAGTCAACGAGTCTATGCATGGCGCTCTCCGGCTTGTCTCTGTCGAACAAGGATACGATCCTCGCGATTTCGCACTCGTTGCGCTTGGCGGAGCAGGTCCCATGCATGCAAACTCACTGGGTAAACTGCTGGGTTCCTGGCCAGTCATTGTGCCGCCTAGCCCGGGCGTACTGTGCGCCCAAGGCGATGCTATCACAAAGATGTCCCACGAGCAAAGCTGCACGTACATCAAGATCTTTTCTGACATCAAGGCCGAGGATCTTACAAGGACACTAGGTAATTTGAAGAGCGACTGCGTACAAACAATGAAGGAGTCGCTCGCAGATGAGCACGCCGCTCTCAGAATCGTATACCAATCTGACATGCGGTACAAGGGTCAAGCGATGACACTCACAGTGAACTTTAGCGAAGAGGATGCACGAGACACCACCCACCTCTTAGAACATCTGCGCAACAAATTCAATGAAGCGCACGAACATCAGTTTGCCTTCTCGCACGCCAATGTTGAGCTTGAGACCATGCGACTGCGAGTCAGGGTCATTGATGCGTCCGAGGAAGTCGCTATTAAGCCAATCGAGAAAGCCAACAACACCACACCGCCTAGAGATGCCATAATGACGCGACAAATGATCGTTTACGAAGGCAAGAAGATTGAAGCTACATTTTGGGACCGGACGAAGATTACCAAAGCTGGCATCAAGATTGCTGGACCAGCTGTTGTAACTGAGATGGACTCGAATACCCTGATCCTTCCCGGACACACTGGCGAAATCGACTTAATGGGCAATATTCTCATATGGCCGGAGACTAGAAGAGCCCCAGACAAGACAGTACATACAAAGGAGTCAGCAGCAAGGCTGGTACAGCAGCAGCCACTCCTACCCACCCTTATTGGCTCGGCGCTCGGCTCGATAAGACGGGAGATGGATACCCTCATGCTGCGATGTGCGATGAGTCCGGCCATCCGAGAACAGCAAGATGAATTCAACGTAATCACCAACACGCGAGGGCAGATGCTCGCTGGCCAGTTTGGTAGCTTCATTCAGCAATTCTTGGACGGCTGGTCGGGCACGGTTGAGGAAGGTGATATCTTCGTTACAAATGATGTTTACCAGATCGATGGCGCGGTATCACATCTGAACGATGTTATCATATTACTCCCCATCCATTTTGAACACAGACTCGTTGGCTGGGCCGCTAATTTTGGTCATCTGACTGATGTGCAAGGCAAGGTACCTGGATCCATGAGTATCAACGCCAGCACCATATACGAGGACGGGCTGCAGATACCCATCGTCAAGCTCTACGCAAAGGGCGAATACAACGAAGCTCTAGCGGCGGTATTGTTCCGAAACTCACGCATGCCAAACTGGTTTCAAAGCGATTTGACAGCACTGGTGACAGCATGTAGAACCGCAGCTACGCGCGTCAACGAGCTTTGCGAACGATACGGTGTCGAAGTCTATGAAGCGGCGACAGACTACCTTCTTGAGCAAAACAGGCTTGCGATCAAGAAGATCATCGATACCAAGATCAGCCCCGAGAAGTCGAGTTTCACAGACTTCATTGACGATGACGGCCAAGGTATCGGCCCTTACGCAATCTCATGCTCCATGCAGAAAGAAGGAGACAAGCTGGTCTTTGACTGGGATGGCACATCACCACAATCGAATACGTCCATGAACTTCTACCTCTCGAAGACCATGTTCAAAATTTTCATTGGCTACTACCTCCTCGCCATCTATGACCCACACGTTGTCGTCAACGATGGCTTTCACGATCTCCTTGACATTCGGATACCTACCGGCACGATCCTCCGTCCTGTTCGTCCTGCAGCAGTAAGCTGCCGGACACATCTGCTAGGCCGCGTCATGGACGTCATGCAAGCGCTTTTTGGCCAACGTAACCCCGCCTACCGCTGCGCAGCAGGCTTCTCCGACTCACCACACCTCTTCTATTCCGGCTTCAAGCCGACCGGGGAGTTTTACCTGCTCTACCAGATCGGATTTGGAGGTGTCCCTGCACGACCGATCGGTGACGGTCCAGACTGCCACTGCCTGTTCCCAGCCATCAAATCGATCCCTGCTGAGAACATTGAGCTTTACTTCCCCGTCGTTATCGAAGCCAACGAGGCGCTCTTAGATTCTGGAGGCCCGGGGTATTACAGGGGAGGTAACGCACAGCGCACGCTGTACCGATGGTTGTGTGAAGGCGATGTCAGTATCCACGATGACAGATGGATGGTGAAGCCATGGGGCGTTAATGGTGGTAAACCTGGCAGCAGGAGCAAGAAAATCATCTACAGGAACAACAGCTACGGCACCTCTGCCGAAAAAGACAACACGGAGCTGGTGCAGAGTAAGATGGACCACTTGCGTGTTCATCCAGGTGAGTTCCTCTTTTGTATAGCGTGTTGCAACTGGGTGTTAACAAGATCAGGTGACGTTCTCGAATGGATCACTTGGGGCGGCGGTGGCCTCGGCGACCCCCTGACGCGCCCGCCTTCCATTGTAGCACAAGAAGTCCATCGCCGTCTTGTCTCTTTCGCTGGCGCAGCAAACAACTACGGTGTTGTCGTAAACCGCGATTTCTCTGTCAACGAGGCTGCTACCGCCGACCTGCGCCAGCGCATGCATGAGCAGCGTACGAGTGAAGAGAGGGTAAAGAAGCAACTAAACGGCACGAAGCAAGGGGACGACAATGTGGGATATGATCGTGGGGGAACGATGACTGAGTTAGTGGAGAGGTGTAAAGAGGATACTGGGCTTGAGCCGCCGAGGCCGCAATGGGAGAGGGATCCATATGGACCGCATACAGGGTTGCCGTATGTGAAGGAATGGTACAAGAGGATGAGAACAGAGGGACTGCGAGTCTGGGATCGTGTCTAATACTGAAAGGGATGTGTATTGCGGTGTTGTTGTTTCCAGCGAAATGTGTTCTTACTTGACTCGCATAGCAATCGAAACCTCCAAAGCAGATCAGCCGTGAATGAACAGGCAGTATAATATGCCTAGCCCTGCCTCACCATCCTTGCTATACATACACACACAAACAAACGTCATCTCCAGGCCTGGACTTTTGCAACAGCCACTGTGACGAAAAAAACAAACACTAACCGCGACGAGACTATTTACGCGATCCCGCTAGCTCGAGCTCTATGGATTGTCAGCTCTCGTCTGTTCGCTCTGCTTCGAGCAATGTGGCGTTCACGGCTCCAGGCTCAGGACCTTAGCCGCACCAATTGCAACACCACACAAATGCAGCACCTGGTGTGCCCGCCGTTTTGCAGAAGAACGGAGCTTGTTGAAAGTGTACGGCTGTTGAGGTGTATAAGAAGCTTAATGCCTTGCCGTGGAGCGATTTAAGATTTCTTTTTTTATGCAGATTTTTGACGGAGTTGTTGGACACACTGCGGTTTTTTCACGATACCATCGAGAGGGAACATGAACGGGGTGCTTGCTTCGCCGATGACCGGCTCCCAGGGGGGTGTAGCGGTGCCGCCGGGTTGGAAGGCTGAGTGGAGTGCGCAGTATACGAGATAGTAAGTTAGTTTTTCACTGTGTGCAGCTTTGCGAGGCGACGGCATTGTACGTGGCTTATTTTACGAATCGCAGTTTCTATGTTAATCTCAGTACGAATCAAAGTACGTGGGTTTTGCCCTCGGCATCTTCGCAACAACTGCCGCAGTCGGTTCAGAGGAAACCTGTGCCGAATCAGGGTTCTCAATCACAGACTTCGGTGTCGCGTGGAAGTTATACTGGCCCTCAGCCGCAGAATTTCGGAGGGTACTTTGCAGCGCCCCCGGCGCAGTTTCAGCCGGGTTATGGACAGAATTGCATGgttcagcagcagcagcaacaacaacaacagtcGCCATATCAACAGCCGTACACACCACATCTTGTTCAACAGCAGCCAC encodes:
- a CDS encoding Protein-serine/threonine phosphatase, whose protein sequence is MSVDPRLRARQQLQSAPQAAPVPPPPPPPPMEPQPMGMDGANDAPAPANPIAVPDDQFKLKFCTVCASNQNRSMEAHLQLASANLPTISFGTGSLVRLPGPTITQPNVYHFNSTTYRTIHDELSEQNTALYTHNGLLNMLGRNLNIKSFPERFQDWVPGKPRLEHAEDQGYQGTESGVVDVVITCEERCFDAVLEDLHNKGGKLNRPVHVFNVDIRDNHEEALVGGKAILDLALSLNEAAGKEREAHGESGWTTGGGAARDGFDEKVPEILASWQERWPQMPALWSLAWF
- a CDS encoding HOG (high osmolarity glycerol) pathway protein is translated as MTDTAPTPPAPANPQRLDDITEGFAVRGRQSDADMAADVMSHRGDAASAGYMGSNRTSLPPLVTSPPSHAKLERASSYASKRVSTFSTTSNAHAAAPRSRPQSVAFPAFHSSLPYALVRDFAYEPEHPLYYGPLPQEQRSGASTPASEANRRLSDPPPVAWRTDRGSRASGPQHLGLGEQLPMTSFGDGPPYSEDEDLASPVVTSHHSARHKKQKSNQVDFDQTRGRRAPEEHRRSSVTGVHGEGSYYPSHVNDAANGIGGEYITYPPSSSSNLDVPEGASRRDSHFAAILPQRSYANEEGPPYDSDEDMSEPGDYIRDDNRFSRDYQFTIASPDEEMHGKAVALFDFARENDNELPLVEGQIILVSYRHGQGWLVAQDPKTGESGLVPEEYVRLLRDIEGGWNGLMNGAVQAQEANPGLDSLLSPLSAGPEAKTPTQADHSSYTPVISTFSTSHKDLEPYPKDRLATPTNPEGGSFGQGKEGGPMEGVESTPEPQSKHQKS
- a CDS encoding 5-oxoprolinase (ATP-hydrolyzing) produces the protein MAPGYRLGVDVGGTFTDVCVITPNGEAVRVKVPTNTSDQSIGVQEGVEQVRRILQDQYSWSGKFEYIHHGTTTGTNAVLEGKGAKAGLIVTKGHKDILTVRRSQIPGGLGAWINYVQPEPLVPLERTVEAKERIQINGEIFHELDEAHFRDSLQDLKRQEPQAIAVSLLNSFSNKVHEDKIRRILLDEFGSDVEIVTSTDVLPEIQEYERTVTTAANAIVKPVVKKYMKNLQKKLEKDTDTLRILKSDGDLTSVDLAGEIPVHILMSGPAGGVKAVSHLVAKDTPYKNLITFDMGGTSTDCALLSGSEAIIRRETEVGSLTVRAPSVDVKTVGAGGGSIAIYNEFSKNFRVGPESSGATPGPAAYGKGGTQATVTDANLVLGYLPSKLLGGKFELDVAASNAAVQSMAKKMDLDVLSTAEGIIDLVNESMHGALRLVSVEQGYDPRDFALVALGGAGPMHANSLGKLLGSWPVIVPPSPGVLCAQGDAITKMSHEQSCTYIKIFSDIKAEDLTRTLGNLKSDCVQTMKESLADEHAALRIVYQSDMRYKGQAMTLTVNFSEEDARDTTHLLEHLRNKFNEAHEHQFAFSHANVELETMRLRVRVIDASEEVAIKPIEKANNTTPPRDAIMTRQMIVYEGKKIEATFWDRTKITKAGIKIAGPAVVTEMDSNTLILPGHTGEIDLMGNILIWPETRRAPDKTVHTKESAARLVQQQPLLPTLIGSALGSIRREMDTLMLRCAMSPAIREQQDEFNVITNTRGQMLAGQFGSFIQQFLDGWSGTVEEGDIFVTNDVYQIDGAVSHLNDVIILLPIHFEHRLVGWAANFGHLTDVQGKVPGSMSINASTIYEDGLQIPIVKLYAKGEYNEALAAVLFRNSRMPNWFQSDLTALVTACRTAATRVNELCERYGVEVYEAATDYLLEQNRLAIKKIIDTKISPEKSSFTDFIDDDGQGIGPYAISCSMQKEGDKLVFDWDGTSPQSNTSMNFYLSKTMFKIFIGYYLLAIYDPHVVVNDGFHDLLDIRIPTGTILRPVRPAAVSCRTHLLGRVMDVMQALFGQRNPAYRCAAGFSDSPHLFYSGFKPTGEFYLLYQIGFGGVPARPIGDGPDCHCLFPAIKSIPAENIELYFPVVIEANEALLDSGGPGYYRGGNAQRTLYRWLCEGDVSIHDDRWMVKPWGVNGGKPGSRSKKIIYRNNSYGTSAEKDNTELVQSKMDHLRVHPGDVLEWITWGGGGLGDPLTRPPSIVAQEVHRRLVSFAGAANNYGVVVNRDFSVNEAATADLRQRMHEQRTSEERVKKQLNGTKQGDDNVGYDRGGTMTELVERCKEDTGLEPPRPQWERDPYGPHTGLPYVKEWYKRMRTEGLRVWDRV